A stretch of the Azospirillum brasilense genome encodes the following:
- a CDS encoding branched-chain amino acid ABC transporter permease: MTLLFQLLVNGLIVGALYGVVAMSFVLIYKASRIVNFAQGEFLLIGAWTCWWLLTSWQLPFWIGFPITLAFMLVFGIVLQVVVLRPMIGEPIISVIMVTIGLSIFFQALMKWMFGVFAKPFPTIFASPTVNILGLDVQTVYVMSLVISLLIMAGFGWFFKYSRMGLAMRATAFDQQVAQSLGISVRHMFAMSWAISAMVSAVAGVTVGVVNGVSSALSFFGIKVFPAVILGGLDSVAGAVLGGLIVGVLENLAHYLDSQWLNWGNMYEIAPFYVLIVILMIKPYGLFGTKDIERV; this comes from the coding sequence ATGACCTTGCTCTTCCAGCTTCTCGTCAACGGACTGATCGTCGGCGCGCTGTACGGCGTCGTGGCGATGTCCTTCGTGCTGATCTACAAGGCCAGCCGCATCGTGAACTTCGCCCAGGGCGAGTTCCTGCTGATCGGCGCCTGGACCTGCTGGTGGTTGCTGACCTCCTGGCAGTTGCCCTTCTGGATCGGCTTCCCGATCACACTGGCCTTCATGCTGGTGTTCGGCATCGTCCTTCAGGTCGTCGTGCTGCGGCCGATGATCGGCGAGCCGATCATCTCCGTCATCATGGTCACCATCGGCCTGTCGATCTTCTTCCAGGCCCTGATGAAGTGGATGTTCGGCGTCTTCGCCAAGCCGTTCCCGACCATCTTCGCCAGCCCGACCGTGAACATCCTTGGGCTCGACGTGCAGACCGTCTATGTGATGAGCCTGGTCATCTCGCTGCTGATCATGGCGGGTTTCGGCTGGTTCTTCAAATACTCGCGGATGGGTCTGGCGATGCGGGCGACCGCCTTCGACCAGCAGGTCGCGCAGTCGCTGGGCATCTCGGTCCGCCACATGTTCGCGATGAGCTGGGCCATCTCCGCCATGGTGTCGGCGGTGGCCGGCGTCACGGTCGGCGTGGTCAACGGCGTGTCCTCCGCGCTCTCCTTCTTCGGCATCAAGGTCTTCCCGGCGGTCATCCTCGGCGGGCTGGACAGCGTGGCCGGGGCGGTGCTGGGCGGCCTGATCGTCGGCGTGCTGGAGAATCTCGCGCACTACCTGGACAGCCAGTGGCTGAACTGGGGCAACATGTACGAGATCGCCCCCTTCTACGTCCTGATCGTCATCCTGATGATCAAGCCCTACGGCCTCTTCGGCACCAAGGACATCGAGCGCGTGTAA
- a CDS encoding ABC transporter ATP-binding protein, translating into MNAATATAVAPAPVPGTAKAPLLSVNNIEVVYNDVILVLRGLSLEVPEGEIVALLGANGAGKSTTLKAISGLLKTEDGEVTRGDISFGGERINGIDPDQIVRRGIFQVMEGRRIIGDMTCQENLRLGAFTRRDGGVKDDIEMVYHYFPRLKERTGLAGYLSGGEQQMLAIGRAMMARPKLILMDEPSMGLSPLMVKEVFSIIRQINKDLGVTILLVEQNARMALQAATRGYIMENGKVVLDGTAEELRNNEDVKEFYLGGGNEERKSFKNLKSFKRRKRWI; encoded by the coding sequence ATGAACGCCGCCACCGCGACTGCGGTCGCCCCGGCTCCGGTTCCCGGCACGGCCAAGGCGCCGCTGCTGTCCGTCAACAACATCGAGGTCGTCTACAACGACGTCATCCTGGTGCTCCGCGGCCTCAGCCTGGAGGTGCCGGAAGGGGAGATCGTCGCCCTGCTGGGCGCCAACGGCGCCGGCAAATCGACGACGCTCAAGGCCATCTCCGGACTGCTGAAGACCGAGGACGGCGAGGTCACGCGTGGCGACATCTCCTTCGGGGGTGAGCGCATCAACGGCATCGACCCCGACCAGATCGTCCGGCGCGGCATCTTCCAGGTGATGGAGGGCCGCCGCATCATCGGCGACATGACCTGCCAGGAGAATCTGCGCCTCGGCGCCTTCACCCGCCGCGACGGCGGCGTGAAGGACGACATCGAGATGGTCTACCACTATTTCCCCCGCCTGAAGGAGCGCACCGGCCTCGCCGGCTACCTGTCGGGCGGCGAGCAGCAGATGCTGGCCATCGGTCGCGCGATGATGGCCCGGCCGAAGCTGATCCTGATGGACGAGCCGTCCATGGGCCTGTCGCCGCTGATGGTGAAGGAGGTCTTCAGCATCATCCGGCAGATCAACAAGGACCTGGGCGTCACCATCCTGCTGGTGGAGCAGAACGCCCGCATGGCGCTCCAGGCTGCGACGCGCGGCTACATCATGGAGAACGGCAAGGTCGTTCTCGACGGCACCGCCGAAGAGCTGCGCAACAACGAGGACGTGAAGGAATTCTACCTCGGCGGCGGCAACGAAGAGCGCAAGAGCTTCAAGAATCTCAAGAGCTTCAAGCGCCGGAAGCGCTGGATTTGA
- a CDS encoding acyl-CoA dehydrogenase family protein: MRLTEEQRMVRDMARDFAAERLAPTAAERDRTGAFPKEELAEMGRLGLMGMLVPEAFDGAGTDHIAYALAIEEIAAGDGAISTIMSVHNSVGCMPILKFGSAEQKERFLKPMARGEQLGCFCLTEPQAGSDAAAIKTRARRDGNHWVLNGTKQFITSGKNADVAIVFAVSDPEAGKKGITAFIVPTDTPGFQVERVEEKLGQSCSDTCQIVLEDCRIPADLMLGAEGGGYRVALANLEGGRIGIASQSVGMARSALDHATRYAQERQSMGVPIIQHQAVAFRLADMATKVEAARQLVLHAASLRDAGEPCLKEAAMAKLFASEIAERVCSDAIQIHGGYGYLNDFPVERIYRDVRVCQIYEGTSDIQRLVISRALMQ, encoded by the coding sequence ATGCGGCTGACGGAAGAGCAGCGGATGGTGCGCGACATGGCGCGGGACTTCGCGGCGGAGCGGCTGGCGCCGACCGCCGCCGAGCGCGACCGCACCGGAGCCTTCCCAAAGGAGGAGCTGGCCGAGATGGGCCGGCTCGGCCTGATGGGCATGCTGGTGCCGGAGGCGTTCGACGGCGCCGGCACCGACCACATCGCCTACGCGCTCGCCATTGAGGAGATCGCGGCGGGCGACGGCGCCATTTCCACCATCATGAGCGTGCACAACTCCGTCGGCTGCATGCCGATCCTGAAGTTCGGCAGCGCCGAGCAGAAGGAGCGCTTCCTGAAGCCGATGGCCCGTGGCGAGCAACTCGGCTGCTTCTGTCTGACGGAGCCGCAAGCGGGGTCCGACGCCGCCGCCATCAAGACCCGCGCCCGCCGCGACGGCAACCACTGGGTCCTCAACGGCACCAAGCAGTTCATCACCTCCGGGAAGAACGCCGACGTCGCCATCGTCTTCGCGGTCAGCGACCCCGAGGCCGGCAAGAAGGGCATCACCGCCTTCATCGTCCCGACCGATACCCCCGGCTTCCAGGTCGAGCGGGTCGAGGAGAAGCTCGGCCAGAGCTGTTCCGACACCTGCCAGATCGTGCTGGAGGACTGCCGCATCCCCGCCGACCTGATGCTGGGCGCTGAGGGCGGCGGCTACAGGGTGGCGCTCGCCAACCTGGAGGGTGGGCGCATCGGCATCGCCTCGCAGTCGGTGGGCATGGCCCGTTCCGCGCTCGACCACGCCACCCGCTACGCCCAGGAGCGGCAGAGCATGGGCGTGCCGATCATCCAGCATCAGGCGGTGGCCTTCCGGCTGGCCGACATGGCGACGAAGGTGGAGGCCGCGCGCCAGCTCGTCCTGCACGCCGCGAGCCTGCGTGACGCGGGCGAGCCCTGCCTGAAGGAGGCGGCGATGGCGAAGCTGTTCGCCTCGGAGATCGCCGAGCGCGTCTGCTCCGACGCCATCCAGATTCATGGCGGCTACGGCTACCTGAACGATTTCCCGGTGGAGCGCATTTATAGAGACGTGCGCGTCTGCCAGATCTATGAGGGCACGAGCGACATCCAGCGGCTGGTCATCAGCCGCGCCCTGATGCAGTAG
- a CDS encoding phenylacetate--CoA ligase family protein produces MSDTYDQLETRSPDRREAELFAALPAQIAHAKANAPYFTRLLADVDPAAVGDRAALAALPVTRKSDLIALQKEAPPFGGMTTVAIGRLARIFASPGPIHDPEAHGTDPWRTARALYASGIRGGDLVQNCFAYHLTPAGSMFETGAHALGCAVIPAGVGNTEMQAQVAAHLKPRAYIGTPDFLKIILEKGDELGLDLSSIAIGHLTGGPFLPDARAYYEGRGIAAYQSYGTADLGLVAYETPARAGLVVEEGVIVEIVRPGTGDPVPEGEVGEVVVTTFNQAYPLVRFATGDLSAVLSGESPCGRTNMRLKGWMGRADQTTKVKGMFVHPQQIAEVLRRHPQIGKARLVVGREDANDTMTLRCESPESGEALAASVRETLAAVTKLKGVVEFAAPGSLPNDGKVIEDARA; encoded by the coding sequence GTGTCCGACACTTACGATCAACTCGAAACCCGCTCCCCCGACCGGCGCGAGGCGGAGCTGTTCGCGGCGCTGCCGGCGCAGATCGCCCACGCCAAGGCGAACGCGCCCTATTTCACCCGCCTGCTGGCCGATGTGGACCCCGCCGCCGTCGGTGACCGGGCGGCGCTCGCAGCACTTCCGGTCACCCGCAAGTCGGACCTGATCGCGCTTCAGAAGGAGGCGCCGCCCTTCGGCGGGATGACCACGGTCGCCATCGGGCGGCTGGCCCGCATCTTCGCCTCGCCCGGCCCGATCCACGACCCGGAGGCCCACGGCACGGACCCCTGGCGCACCGCGCGGGCGCTTTACGCCTCGGGCATCCGCGGCGGCGACCTCGTGCAGAACTGCTTCGCCTACCACCTGACCCCCGCCGGTTCGATGTTCGAGACGGGCGCGCACGCGCTGGGTTGCGCGGTCATCCCCGCCGGCGTCGGCAACACCGAGATGCAGGCCCAGGTGGCCGCCCATCTCAAGCCGCGGGCCTACATCGGCACGCCCGATTTCCTGAAGATCATCCTGGAGAAGGGCGACGAGCTGGGGCTGGACCTGTCCTCCATCGCGATCGGCCATCTGACCGGCGGCCCCTTCCTGCCGGATGCCCGCGCCTATTACGAGGGGCGCGGCATCGCCGCCTACCAGAGCTACGGCACCGCCGACCTTGGCCTCGTCGCCTATGAGACGCCGGCCCGCGCCGGGCTGGTGGTGGAGGAGGGCGTGATCGTTGAGATCGTCCGCCCCGGCACCGGCGACCCCGTGCCGGAGGGCGAGGTGGGGGAGGTCGTCGTCACCACCTTCAACCAGGCCTATCCCCTGGTCCGCTTCGCCACCGGCGACCTGTCCGCCGTGCTGTCCGGCGAAAGCCCCTGCGGGCGCACCAACATGCGGCTGAAGGGCTGGATGGGCCGCGCCGACCAGACCACCAAGGTCAAGGGCATGTTCGTCCACCCGCAGCAGATCGCCGAGGTGCTGCGCCGCCACCCGCAGATCGGCAAGGCCCGCCTCGTCGTCGGGCGGGAGGACGCCAACGACACCATGACCCTGCGCTGCGAGTCGCCCGAGTCCGGCGAGGCCTTGGCGGCGTCGGTGCGTGAAACTCTGGCCGCCGTCACCAAATTGAAGGGTGTCGTGGAGTTCGCGGCCCCCGGCAGCCTGCCCAACGACGGCAAGGTCATCGAAGACGCCCGCGCCTGA
- a CDS encoding isovaleryl-CoA dehydrogenase, with the protein MLSNQYPTLNFDLGESADMLRDTVRSFAADEIAPRAAEIDRTNEFPNELWRKFGDLGVLGITAEEEYGGAGMGYLEHVVAMEEISRASASVGLSYGAHSNLCVNQIRKNGTAEQKSRYLPKLISGEHIGALAMSEPNAGSDVVSMKLRAEKKGDRYVLNGTKMWITNGPDADTLVVYAKTDVNAGPRGITAFLIEKSFKGFSVAQKLDKLGMRGSNTGELVFEDCEVPEENILGGVGRGVNVLMSGLDYERAVLAGGPLGIMQACMDVVIPYLHDRKQFGQPIGEFQLMQGKLADMYTIMNAAKAYVYAVAKACDRGETARKDAAGAILYAAEKATWMALEAIQTLGGNGYINEYPTGRLLRDAKLYEIGAGTSEIRRMLIGRELFKETA; encoded by the coding sequence ATGCTGTCGAACCAGTATCCGACCCTGAACTTCGACCTCGGCGAATCCGCGGACATGCTGCGCGACACCGTGCGCAGCTTCGCCGCCGACGAGATCGCGCCCCGCGCCGCCGAGATCGATCGGACCAACGAGTTCCCGAACGAGCTGTGGCGGAAGTTCGGCGACCTCGGGGTGCTTGGCATCACGGCGGAGGAGGAATACGGCGGCGCCGGCATGGGCTATCTGGAGCATGTCGTGGCGATGGAGGAGATCTCCCGCGCCTCGGCCTCGGTCGGTCTCAGCTACGGCGCGCATTCCAACCTCTGCGTCAACCAGATCCGCAAGAACGGCACGGCGGAGCAGAAGAGCCGCTACCTCCCGAAGCTGATCTCCGGCGAACACATCGGCGCCCTCGCCATGTCGGAGCCGAACGCCGGGTCCGACGTGGTGTCGATGAAGCTGCGCGCCGAGAAGAAGGGCGACCGCTACGTGCTGAACGGCACGAAGATGTGGATCACCAACGGGCCGGACGCCGACACGCTGGTGGTCTACGCCAAAACCGACGTCAACGCCGGCCCGCGCGGCATCACCGCCTTCCTCATCGAGAAATCCTTCAAGGGCTTCTCCGTCGCGCAGAAGCTCGACAAGCTGGGCATGCGCGGCTCCAACACCGGCGAGCTGGTGTTCGAGGACTGCGAGGTGCCGGAGGAGAACATTCTGGGCGGCGTCGGGCGCGGCGTGAACGTGCTGATGTCCGGCCTCGACTACGAGCGCGCGGTGCTGGCCGGCGGGCCGCTCGGCATCATGCAGGCCTGCATGGACGTGGTGATCCCCTACCTGCACGACCGCAAGCAGTTCGGCCAGCCCATCGGCGAATTCCAGCTCATGCAGGGCAAGCTGGCCGACATGTACACGATCATGAACGCCGCCAAGGCCTATGTGTACGCCGTGGCCAAGGCCTGCGACCGCGGCGAGACCGCCCGCAAGGACGCCGCCGGCGCGATCCTCTACGCCGCCGAAAAGGCGACCTGGATGGCGCTGGAGGCCATTCAGACTCTGGGCGGCAATGGCTACATCAACGAATACCCGACGGGCCGCCTGCTGCGCGACGCCAAGCTCTATGAGATCGGCGCCGGCACCAGCGAGATCCGCCGCATGCTGATCGGGCGCGAGCTGTTCAAGGAAACGGCCTAA
- a CDS encoding branched-chain amino acid ABC transporter permease, which translates to MANISLIPCGDFKTRYAADTTIFPTKTSRNFAILGVALLLLCPAFMDRYWLNLCIQIGYLGIAALGLNILVGFTGQISIGHAAFFGFGAFSSAWLSNSFGIPVALAIPLAGVMTTAVGMLFGIPAARLKGLYLAIATLAAQYILQDFFSRADWFTGGTAGTIAEPFTLFGYAFDTDESFFYVVLVYMVVMYILATNLMRSRDGRALVAVRDHYLSAEIMGINLTKYRTMSFGISSFYAGIGGALYAHYLQFVSVEGFTILFSIQFLGMIIIGGLGSIMGSLMGTAFMVLLPEVMQAITTALSGTAIDAALNLKDAIAFLREMAIGLVIILFLVFEPDGLAHRWKQIKAYWKLYPFSH; encoded by the coding sequence ATGGCGAACATCAGTCTCATCCCCTGCGGCGACTTCAAGACCCGGTACGCCGCTGACACGACCATCTTCCCGACCAAGACCAGCCGCAACTTCGCGATCCTGGGCGTGGCGCTGCTTCTGCTCTGCCCGGCCTTCATGGACCGCTACTGGCTGAACCTGTGCATCCAGATCGGCTATCTCGGCATCGCGGCGCTGGGGCTGAACATCCTGGTCGGCTTCACCGGCCAGATCTCCATCGGGCACGCCGCCTTCTTCGGCTTCGGCGCCTTCTCCTCGGCGTGGCTGTCGAACAGCTTCGGCATCCCGGTGGCGCTCGCCATCCCGCTGGCCGGCGTGATGACCACCGCGGTCGGCATGCTGTTCGGCATCCCGGCGGCGCGGCTGAAGGGCCTGTACCTCGCCATCGCCACGCTGGCGGCGCAGTACATCCTCCAGGACTTCTTCTCGCGCGCCGACTGGTTCACCGGCGGCACCGCCGGCACCATCGCGGAGCCGTTCACCCTGTTCGGCTACGCCTTCGACACCGACGAGAGCTTCTTCTACGTCGTGCTGGTCTATATGGTCGTCATGTACATCCTGGCGACCAACCTGATGCGGTCGCGCGACGGGCGGGCGCTGGTGGCGGTGCGTGACCATTATCTCTCCGCCGAGATCATGGGCATCAACCTGACCAAGTACCGCACGATGTCCTTCGGCATCTCGTCCTTCTACGCCGGCATCGGCGGCGCGCTCTACGCCCACTATCTGCAGTTCGTGTCGGTGGAGGGCTTCACGATCCTCTTCTCGATCCAGTTCCTCGGCATGATCATCATCGGGGGTCTGGGCTCGATCATGGGGTCGCTGATGGGCACCGCCTTCATGGTGCTGCTGCCGGAGGTGATGCAGGCCATCACCACGGCGCTGTCCGGCACGGCCATCGACGCCGCGCTGAACCTGAAGGACGCGATCGCCTTCCTGCGCGAAATGGCCATCGGCCTCGTGATCATCCTGTTCCTGGTCTTCGAACCGGACGGGCTGGCCCACCGCTGGAAGCAGATCAAGGCCTACTGGAAGCTCTATCCCTTCTCGCACTGA
- a CDS encoding acetyl-CoA C-acyltransferase, whose translation MTDTVVIAGAARTPMGGFQGDLQGLTAPQLGSAAIKAALERAGVKPDAVDEVFMGNVLPAGLGQAPARQASLGAGIPEAAGCTTISKVCGSGMKAVMLATDLIKAGSVEIMVAGGMESMSNAPYLLDRARGGYRMGHGRVLDHMFLDGLEDAYDRGRLMGTFAEECATHYQFTREAQDNYAIESLNRARRATEDGSFVKEITAVTVKGRKGDTVVEKDEQPLKADPAKIPTLKPAFAKDGTVTAANASSISDGAAALVLTTRSNAEKLGLPILAEIKAHANHAQAPAWFTTAPVGAINKVLERAGWSAKDVDLYELNEAFAVVAMAAMRELDIPHDKINVHGGACALGHPIGASGARILVTLLAALEKNGMKRGVASLCIGGGEATAVAVELV comes from the coding sequence ATGACCGATACCGTTGTCATCGCGGGCGCCGCCCGTACCCCGATGGGTGGCTTCCAGGGCGACTTGCAGGGCCTGACCGCACCGCAGCTCGGCTCCGCCGCCATCAAGGCCGCGCTGGAGCGCGCCGGCGTGAAGCCGGACGCCGTGGACGAGGTGTTCATGGGCAACGTCCTGCCCGCCGGGCTCGGGCAGGCGCCGGCCCGTCAGGCGTCGCTCGGCGCCGGCATCCCGGAGGCCGCGGGCTGCACGACCATTTCCAAGGTCTGCGGGTCGGGCATGAAGGCGGTGATGCTCGCCACCGACCTCATCAAGGCCGGCTCGGTCGAGATCATGGTGGCCGGCGGCATGGAGAGCATGTCCAACGCCCCCTACCTGCTGGACCGCGCGCGCGGCGGCTACCGCATGGGCCATGGCCGCGTGCTCGACCACATGTTCCTCGACGGGCTGGAGGACGCCTACGACCGCGGTCGCCTGATGGGCACCTTCGCGGAGGAATGCGCCACCCATTACCAGTTCACCCGCGAGGCGCAGGACAACTACGCCATCGAGAGCCTGAACCGCGCCCGCCGCGCCACCGAGGACGGCAGCTTCGTCAAGGAGATCACCGCGGTCACCGTCAAGGGCCGCAAGGGCGACACGGTCGTCGAGAAGGACGAGCAGCCGCTGAAGGCCGACCCGGCCAAGATCCCGACGCTGAAGCCCGCCTTCGCCAAGGATGGCACGGTGACGGCGGCCAACGCCTCCTCCATCTCCGACGGTGCGGCGGCGCTGGTGCTGACCACCCGCTCCAACGCGGAGAAGCTGGGCCTGCCGATCCTCGCGGAGATCAAGGCCCACGCCAACCACGCCCAGGCCCCGGCCTGGTTCACCACCGCACCCGTGGGCGCGATCAACAAGGTGCTGGAGCGCGCCGGCTGGTCGGCCAAGGACGTGGACCTCTACGAGCTGAACGAGGCCTTCGCCGTGGTCGCCATGGCGGCGATGCGTGAACTCGACATCCCGCACGACAAGATCAACGTGCATGGCGGTGCCTGCGCGCTCGGCCATCCCATCGGCGCATCGGGGGCGCGCATCCTCGTCACGCTGCTGGCGGCGCTGGAGAAGAACGGGATGAAGCGCGGCGTCGCCTCGCTGTGCATCGGCGGCGGCGAGGCCACGGCGGTGGCGGTGGAGCTGGTGTAA
- a CDS encoding aldehyde dehydrogenase family protein: MSVSTDLQLDPFALARELSGKHFFGGDFRPASSGKGFPVVNPATGETVAEAAFGEAADVDAAVAAAVAAQKEWAKRPVRERGKLVAECGRVLDAHKEEIAKLIALETGKALRTESRVEAGVLSDAFVFFGGLAPELKGETVPFNPSMLTMTVREPVGVVGAIIPWNVPLLLMALKIAPAMVAGNAVVVKSAEEAPLAVLRVVQLINTVIPAGVVNILSGYGPECGAPLVAHKDVKKVTFTGSVETGKIVYKTAAEKLIPVTLELGGKSPMIVCGDADLDQAIAGAIAGMRFTRQGQSCTASSRIFVHDSIHDAFVEKLKEKVNAMKMGDPLDESTDIGTIVSPQQLDRVQSYIAIGKEGGATPHVCSAMPSDPKLTKGLYVQPHIFTGVKNSDRIAQEEIFGPVCCVIRWTDYEEVIAQANDTEYGLAATIWTRDLKVAMDAVHRLEAGFVQVNQNLVVQPNLSYGGVKSSGLGKEASLEAMLEHFTHKKTIIINMK, encoded by the coding sequence ATGAGCGTCAGCACCGACCTCCAGCTCGACCCCTTCGCGCTCGCCAGGGAGCTGTCGGGCAAGCATTTCTTCGGCGGCGACTTCCGCCCGGCCTCCTCCGGCAAGGGCTTCCCCGTCGTGAACCCGGCGACCGGCGAGACGGTGGCCGAGGCCGCCTTCGGCGAGGCGGCGGACGTCGACGCCGCGGTGGCCGCCGCGGTGGCCGCGCAGAAGGAATGGGCCAAGCGCCCGGTGCGCGAGCGCGGCAAGCTCGTCGCCGAATGCGGGCGCGTGCTCGACGCCCACAAGGAGGAGATCGCCAAGCTGATCGCGCTGGAGACCGGCAAGGCCCTGCGCACCGAATCGCGCGTCGAGGCCGGCGTCCTCTCCGACGCCTTCGTCTTCTTCGGCGGCTTGGCGCCGGAGTTGAAGGGCGAGACGGTGCCCTTCAACCCGTCCATGCTGACCATGACGGTGCGCGAGCCGGTGGGCGTGGTCGGCGCGATCATCCCGTGGAACGTGCCGCTCCTGCTGATGGCGCTGAAGATCGCCCCGGCGATGGTGGCGGGCAACGCCGTGGTTGTGAAGTCGGCGGAGGAGGCGCCGCTCGCCGTTCTGCGCGTCGTGCAGCTCATCAACACCGTGATTCCGGCCGGGGTGGTGAACATCCTGTCGGGCTACGGCCCGGAATGCGGCGCCCCGCTGGTGGCCCACAAGGACGTCAAGAAGGTGACCTTCACCGGCTCGGTCGAGACCGGCAAGATCGTCTACAAGACCGCCGCCGAGAAGCTGATTCCGGTGACGCTGGAGCTGGGCGGCAAAAGCCCGATGATCGTCTGCGGCGACGCCGACCTGGATCAGGCCATCGCGGGTGCCATCGCCGGCATGCGCTTCACCCGCCAGGGCCAGAGCTGCACCGCGTCGTCGCGCATCTTCGTCCATGACAGCATCCACGACGCCTTCGTGGAGAAGCTGAAGGAGAAGGTGAACGCCATGAAGATGGGCGACCCGCTCGACGAGTCGACCGACATCGGCACCATCGTCTCGCCGCAGCAGCTCGACCGGGTGCAGAGCTACATCGCCATTGGCAAGGAGGGCGGGGCGACGCCGCATGTCTGCTCGGCCATGCCGTCCGATCCGAAGCTGACAAAGGGGCTGTATGTGCAGCCGCACATCTTCACCGGCGTGAAGAACAGCGACCGCATCGCGCAGGAAGAGATTTTCGGTCCGGTCTGCTGCGTCATCCGCTGGACCGACTATGAAGAGGTCATCGCCCAGGCCAACGACACCGAATACGGCCTTGCCGCCACCATCTGGACCCGCGACCTGAAGGTGGCAATGGACGCGGTGCACCGGCTGGAGGCCGGATTCGTGCAGGTGAACCAGAATCTGGTCGTGCAGCCGAACCTGTCCTACGGCGGCGTGAAGTCCTCCGGCCTCGGCAAGGAAGCCTCGCTGGAAGCGATGCTGGAGCACTTCACCCACAAGAAGACGATCATCATCAACATGAAGTGA
- a CDS encoding ABC transporter substrate-binding protein — MTMKTVLLASAAVVLLGTGAANAQKIPVGHLADQSGATSDVGVPFGQGVADALAYINKNGGVGGTQMDVETVDYGYQAPRAISQYKKWSSGSGKVAAIQGWGTADTEALTGFVGKDEIPYYSGSYSGHLTDPTGNGPHGSKPAPYNFFYGPSYSDGLRAMLMWAAEDWKKKGGSGKPKYVHMGANHPYPNAPKEAGEQLAKELGFDVLPAVQFALTPGDYTAQCLTLKQAGANYAYLGNTAGSNISVLKACQTVGAQVQFMGNVWGMDENAAKAAGSAANGVIFPVRTAAIWGGDAPGMKIVKEISKVSDAAGTAYRPVHYVSGICSAFYMKEAMDWAKQNGGVTGPNIRKGMYQKKDWVPAGLEGVCVPSTWTETDHRGMDKVNLYRANVSGDTGGSVDELVKAGTIKLEKIATVDVPRKPEWLGW, encoded by the coding sequence ATGACCATGAAGACCGTCCTGCTGGCGTCCGCCGCCGTCGTCCTGCTCGGCACCGGGGCCGCCAACGCCCAGAAGATCCCGGTCGGCCACCTCGCCGACCAGTCCGGCGCCACGTCGGACGTGGGCGTGCCCTTCGGCCAGGGCGTCGCCGACGCGCTCGCCTACATCAACAAGAACGGCGGCGTCGGCGGCACGCAGATGGACGTCGAGACGGTGGACTACGGCTATCAGGCGCCGCGCGCCATCAGCCAGTACAAGAAGTGGTCGTCGGGCAGCGGCAAGGTCGCGGCCATCCAGGGCTGGGGCACCGCCGACACCGAGGCGCTGACCGGCTTCGTCGGCAAGGACGAGATCCCCTACTATTCCGGCTCCTACTCGGGCCACCTGACCGACCCGACCGGCAACGGCCCGCACGGCTCCAAGCCGGCCCCCTACAACTTCTTCTACGGCCCGTCCTACTCCGACGGCCTGCGCGCCATGCTGATGTGGGCGGCCGAGGACTGGAAGAAGAAGGGCGGCTCGGGCAAGCCGAAGTACGTCCACATGGGCGCCAACCACCCCTACCCGAACGCCCCGAAGGAAGCGGGTGAGCAGCTCGCCAAGGAGCTGGGCTTCGACGTTCTGCCGGCGGTGCAGTTCGCCCTGACGCCGGGCGACTACACCGCCCAGTGCCTGACGCTGAAGCAGGCCGGCGCCAACTACGCCTATCTCGGCAACACGGCGGGCTCCAACATCTCCGTGCTGAAGGCCTGCCAGACGGTCGGCGCCCAGGTGCAGTTCATGGGCAACGTCTGGGGCATGGACGAGAACGCCGCCAAGGCCGCCGGCTCTGCCGCCAACGGCGTGATCTTCCCGGTGCGCACCGCGGCGATCTGGGGCGGCGACGCGCCGGGCATGAAGATCGTCAAGGAGATCTCCAAGGTCTCCGACGCCGCCGGCACCGCCTACCGTCCGGTGCACTATGTGTCGGGCATCTGCTCCGCCTTCTACATGAAGGAAGCGATGGACTGGGCGAAGCAGAACGGCGGCGTGACCGGCCCGAACATCCGCAAGGGCATGTACCAGAAGAAGGATTGGGTGCCGGCGGGGCTGGAGGGCGTCTGCGTGCCGTCGACCTGGACCGAGACCGACCACCGCGGCATGGACAAGGTGAACCTGTACCGCGCCAACGTGTCCGGCGACACCGGCGGCTCGGTGGACGAGCTGGTGAAGGCCGGCACGATCAAGCTGGAGAAGATCGCCACCGTCGACGTCCCGCGCAAGCCGGAGTGGCTGGGCTGGTAA